One Salmo salar chromosome ssa01, Ssal_v3.1, whole genome shotgun sequence DNA window includes the following coding sequences:
- the LOC106602099 gene encoding uncharacterized protein — MVATVVFLLVCWLPYIATCFYETFSGHEPPAATSAVATWLVLFTSALNPWINSMTQTRYRAALRKSLNKIRQLRQQQLKNSPPQSTAIQLDVVGHNHPISKPSLWSDDSKPGSPETRSMSKVTMEDSKDTGDSKGITLDQVCHCGTIC, encoded by the exons ATGGTGGCAACTGTGG TGTTCCTGCTGGTGTGCTGGCTGCCTTACATCGCCACCTGTTTCTATGAGACGTTTAGTGGCCATGAACCGCCAGCAGCAACCTCAGCCGTAGCCACCTGGCTCGTCCTCTTCACCTCCGCACTCAACCCATGGATCAACTCCATGACGCAGAC GCGGTACAGAGCGGCTCTGCGGAAAAGCTTGAATAAAATACGACAGCTGCGTCAGCAGCAGCTGAAGAACTCCCCCCCACAGAGCACCGCCATCCAACTGGACGTAGTGGGCCATAATCACCCCATCTCCAAGCCATCACTCTGGTCAGATGACTCCAAGCCAGGTTCACCAGAGACTAGATCCATGTCGAAGGTGACCATGGAGGATAGTAAAGACACTGGGGACAGTAAGGGCATTACACTGGACCAGGTCTGTCACTGTGGAACCATCTGTTAA